In one Vulgatibacter incomptus genomic region, the following are encoded:
- a CDS encoding class I SAM-dependent methyltransferase, translating to MDPIERFKEQAKKTWPSFHAMEMQTAGAAPRLVRFAGIGRGANVLDVGCGTGVVALTAARVGAEVTGVDLTPELVERAKNNAALMGFPARFVEGDVEALPFPDAAFDVVVSQFGHIFAPRPELAVKEMLRVLKPGGTIAFSSWPPELYLGRFLALTASYSPIPPPEGMSPPPLWGDPRIVRERLGSAVKDLVFDRDVLRIPILSPQHLRVFGEKNLGPLSALTAKLEEQDPAKLELLRRELEALAGLYFEDNHLRQDYLLTRARKA from the coding sequence GTGGATCCGATCGAGAGGTTCAAGGAGCAGGCGAAGAAGACCTGGCCGTCGTTCCACGCGATGGAGATGCAGACCGCCGGGGCTGCGCCCAGGCTGGTCCGCTTCGCAGGGATCGGCAGGGGAGCGAACGTCCTCGACGTGGGATGCGGCACGGGCGTCGTGGCGCTCACCGCGGCCCGGGTCGGAGCGGAGGTGACGGGCGTCGATCTCACGCCGGAGCTGGTGGAGCGCGCCAAGAACAACGCGGCGCTGATGGGCTTTCCCGCGCGTTTCGTGGAAGGCGACGTAGAGGCGCTGCCGTTTCCGGATGCCGCGTTCGACGTGGTCGTCAGCCAGTTCGGGCACATCTTCGCGCCTCGTCCCGAGCTGGCGGTGAAGGAGATGCTCCGGGTGTTGAAGCCCGGCGGGACCATCGCGTTCTCGAGCTGGCCGCCCGAGCTCTACCTGGGGCGGTTCCTCGCGCTCACCGCGAGCTACTCACCGATTCCGCCGCCGGAGGGCATGTCGCCTCCGCCGCTCTGGGGCGATCCGCGGATCGTCCGCGAGAGGCTCGGCTCCGCCGTGAAGGATCTGGTCTTCGATCGCGACGTGCTCCGGATCCCCATCCTCAGCCCGCAGCACCTCCGCGTCTTCGGCGAGAAGAACCTGGGCCCGCTCTCGGCCCTCACGGCGAAGCTGGAGGAACAGGATCCGGCAAAGCTGGAGTTGCTGCGGCGGGAGCTGGAGGCGCTGGCCGGGCTCTATTTCGAAGACAACCACCTGCGCCAGGACTACCTGCTCACCCGGGCACGCAAGGCCTGA